The proteins below come from a single Bactrocera dorsalis isolate Fly_Bdor chromosome 5, ASM2337382v1, whole genome shotgun sequence genomic window:
- the Ysmu gene encoding uncharacterized protein F13E9.13, mitochondrial isoform X1, which yields MLLIIGLFTHPHQAMNRFTKVFGNKKCNIIAMVHVDALPGTPGYKGNWSQIVKKAKIEASIYVKHKVDAILIENMHDVPYIPNRLLGPETVACLSRISNEIRQIVPSALPCGLQILACGNKQALAVAKACDLQFIRAEGFVFAHVADEGYTDACAGEILRYRKNIDAEHVLIFTDLKKKHSSHAITHDVTLLETAKAAEFFLTDGVVITGRSTGCAANMEDLDEVAGKISTPLIIGSGVTNTNLKQYYERAQGVIVGSSFKVNGFWANNLCEKSINKFMEEIEKLRK from the exons ATGTTATTGATAATCGGTTTGTTTACCCATCCTCATCAAG CAATGAATCGCTTTACGAAAGtatttggtaataaaaaatgcaatataatTGCGATGGTACACGTTGATGCTTTGCCAG GTACACCCGGTTACAAAGGAAATTGGTCCCAAATTGTGAAGAAAGCTAAAATCGAAGCCAGTATTTACGTTAAACATAAAGTG gATGccattttaatagaaaatatgcATGATGTACCTTATATACCAAATCGTCTTTTAGGCCCAGAAACCGTTGCTTGTCTATCGAGAATATCAAACGAAATTCGTCAAATAGTTCCATCTGCTCTACCTTGTGGACTTCAAATACTGGCTTGCGGCAACAAACAAGCATTAGCCGTCGCAAAAGCATGTGATTTACAATTCATTCGCGCAGAAGGCTTTGTATTTGCACATGTGGCAGATGAAGGTTATACAGATGCTTGCGCTGGGGAGATACTGCGCTATCGAAAGAATATTGATGCTGAACATGTTCTGATATTCACggatttaaaaaagaaacacagtTCCCATGCCATCACACATGATGTTACATTATTAGAAACCGCGAAAGcagcagaattttttttaacggaTGGTGTCGTGATAACAG gTAGGTCAACAGGTTGTGCGGCTAATATGGAAGATTTGGATGAGGTAGCGGGTAAAATTAGCACTCCCTTGATAATAGGCTCTGGGGTGACAAATACAAATCTAAAGCAATACTATGAAAGGGCTCAGGGAGTCATTGTTGGTTCCTCTTTTAAGGTCAATGGCTTCTGGGCGAATAATCTATGtgaaaaatcaattaataaatttatggaggaaatagaaaaattaagaaaataa
- the LOC125778648 gene encoding uncharacterized protein LOC125778648, whose amino-acid sequence MDSTENNSRKPRRTRGTPAYQFRNKFAFGWIGLGAVFLAAWVYTPTFKKINKGLCDSLFTPTEEEIDRRYLFSFPKPLSSREIQKRIDEGKEFNSQR is encoded by the exons ATGGACAGTACTGAAAACAATAGTAGAAAGCCTCGACGCACTCGTGGAACACCTGCATATCAGTTccgaaataaatttgcatttggttGGATTGGTTTAGGAGCAGTGTTTTTAGCAGCTTGGGT GTATACTCCAACATTTAAAAAGATTAATAAAGGCCTTTGCGACTCGTTATTTACACCAACAGAAGAGGAGATTGATCGTCGCTATTTATTCAGTTTTCCTAAGCCTCTATCCAGCAGAGAAATACAAAAACGTATTGATGAAGGAAAAGAGTTTAATTCTCAAAGATAA
- the LOC105225603 gene encoding putative protein tag-52 isoform X3 has product MFNLNRELNQVLQERNRMKICNTRFYGSGLSYKDEREKIKTLRFKAVDEIISSERSYLRQLEVLMNYFIKPIKLHTLIDDRNHSFLFGQIEMIYNLNAELLRELEENKEKVAKAFLKMAPFLKLYSVYAFDFQNALFLLQEIGNKNPAFRKFVVQTETRPEVQQTLNSLMIIPIQRLPRYKLLLEQVLLYTSPSESDFKLLKDSVKQITSIVSHINSCVEDQEVTLMLLNLQNSLLNRSPKIVIPSRRIVKEGLLHKISRTGSQIKRHCVLMSDIFLYCKILRDREINTTVENALECCCIFPLKKCKVYELFSDSFKITCQGDAVIFSSSDVQLVHSWINSIRDTIDVHIQCRKTLRKESSKRKPTRKKNIRHFENDCPSRKIPQHVKCKNYLEIDDKAIGCFPFKKNCYPSNVNVAVSPVECSDSESNLKRKKSSGNTMTLSENPNLITVPSLEQEHDYVVQQPLHKRVKFDFKENNTSYANEKLVTKNFDTKVTLTDKIYKFFTNLF; this is encoded by the exons ATGTTCAACTTAAATAGAGAACTTAATCAAGTTCTACAAGAGCGTAATCggatgaaaatttgtaatacgA GATTCTATGGCAGTGGATTATCGTACAAAGATGagcgagaaaaaataaaaactttaagatTTAAGGCTGTGGATGAAATAATTTCATCTGAAAGAAGTTACCTTCGCCAATTAGAAGTTCTTATGAACTATTTCATTAAACCTATAAAGTTACATACATTAATTGATGATCGTAACCATTCTTTCTTATTTGGACAAATTGAAATGATATATAATTTGAATGCTGAATTACTACGTGAGTtggaagaaaataaagaaaaagttgCAAAAGCTTTTCTCAAGATGGCTccatttttaaaattgtattctGTTTACGCCTTTGATTTCCAAAATGCACTGTTTTTGCTGCaggaaattggaaataaaaatccGGCTTTTCGCAAATTTGTTGTCCAGACTGAGACACGTCCAGAAGTCCAGCAAACGTTGAATTCCTTGATGATAATTCCAATACAACGCTTACCTCGATATAAATTACTTTTAGAACAAGTACTTTTGTATACAAGTCCATCTGAATCtgattttaaattgttaaaag aTTCTGTAAAGCAAATCACATCAATTGTTTCCCATATAAATTCATGTGTGGAGGATCAAGAAGTAACTTTAATGCTTCTTAATTTACAAAACTCCCTTTTGAACCGATCACCTAAAATTGTTATACCTTCAAGGAGAATTGTCAAAGAAGGACTACTGCATAAAATTTCTCGAACTGGATCTCAGATAAAACGGCATTGTGTTCTAATGTCTgacatatttttgtactgtaaaATATTAAGGGATCGTGAAATAAACACTACGGTAGAAAATGCTTTGGAGTGCTGTTGCATTTTTCCTTTGAAGAAGTGTAAAGTGTATGAACTGTTCTCAGACAGTTTTAAAATTACTTGTCAAGGCGATGCTGTAATATTCAGTTCATCAGATGTACAACTTGTACATTCATGGATAAACAGTATTCGGGATACTATAGATGTACATATCCAGTGTAGAAAGACATTGCGAAAGGAATCTAGTAAACGCAAACCTACCAG GAAGAAGAATATTAGACATTTTGAAAACGATTGCCCAAGCAGAAAAATACCG CAACacgtaaaatgcaaaaattatctGGAAATTGACGATAAAGCGATTGGGTGTTTTCCGTTTAAGAAAAATTGCTACCCGTCAAATGTAAACGTAGCGGTTTCACCGGTCGAATGCAGCGATAGTGAAAGTAATCTTAAACGTAAAAAGAGTTCAGGAAATACTATGACACTTTCAGAGAATCCAAATTTGATCACGGTACCTTCACTAGAGCAAGAACATGACTATGTTGTGCAACAGCCACTTCATAAGCGAGTAAAATttgatttcaaagaaaataatacaagTTACGCAAATGAGAAACTTGTAACTAAAAACTTTGATACAAAAGTGACTTTGActgataaaatatataagttttttactaatttattttaa
- the LOC105225603 gene encoding putative protein tag-52 isoform X1 yields the protein MISAAASRKSLFGNKNEPFQVSSTMFNLNRELNQVLQERNRMKICNTRFYGSGLSYKDEREKIKTLRFKAVDEIISSERSYLRQLEVLMNYFIKPIKLHTLIDDRNHSFLFGQIEMIYNLNAELLRELEENKEKVAKAFLKMAPFLKLYSVYAFDFQNALFLLQEIGNKNPAFRKFVVQTETRPEVQQTLNSLMIIPIQRLPRYKLLLEQVLLYTSPSESDFKLLKDSVKQITSIVSHINSCVEDQEVTLMLLNLQNSLLNRSPKIVIPSRRIVKEGLLHKISRTGSQIKRHCVLMSDIFLYCKILRDREINTTVENALECCCIFPLKKCKVYELFSDSFKITCQGDAVIFSSSDVQLVHSWINSIRDTIDVHIQCRKTLRKESSKRKPTRKKNIRHFENDCPSRKIPQHVKCKNYLEIDDKAIGCFPFKKNCYPSNVNVAVSPVECSDSESNLKRKKSSGNTMTLSENPNLITVPSLEQEHDYVVQQPLHKRVKFDFKENNTSYANEKLVTKNFDTKVTLTDKIYKFFTNLF from the exons atgatttcAGCAGCTGCAAGTAGAAAAAGTCTTTTTGGGAATAAAAATGAGCCTTTCCAAGTTTCGTCAACCATGTTCAACTTAAATAGAGAACTTAATCAAGTTCTACAAGAGCGTAATCggatgaaaatttgtaatacgA GATTCTATGGCAGTGGATTATCGTACAAAGATGagcgagaaaaaataaaaactttaagatTTAAGGCTGTGGATGAAATAATTTCATCTGAAAGAAGTTACCTTCGCCAATTAGAAGTTCTTATGAACTATTTCATTAAACCTATAAAGTTACATACATTAATTGATGATCGTAACCATTCTTTCTTATTTGGACAAATTGAAATGATATATAATTTGAATGCTGAATTACTACGTGAGTtggaagaaaataaagaaaaagttgCAAAAGCTTTTCTCAAGATGGCTccatttttaaaattgtattctGTTTACGCCTTTGATTTCCAAAATGCACTGTTTTTGCTGCaggaaattggaaataaaaatccGGCTTTTCGCAAATTTGTTGTCCAGACTGAGACACGTCCAGAAGTCCAGCAAACGTTGAATTCCTTGATGATAATTCCAATACAACGCTTACCTCGATATAAATTACTTTTAGAACAAGTACTTTTGTATACAAGTCCATCTGAATCtgattttaaattgttaaaag aTTCTGTAAAGCAAATCACATCAATTGTTTCCCATATAAATTCATGTGTGGAGGATCAAGAAGTAACTTTAATGCTTCTTAATTTACAAAACTCCCTTTTGAACCGATCACCTAAAATTGTTATACCTTCAAGGAGAATTGTCAAAGAAGGACTACTGCATAAAATTTCTCGAACTGGATCTCAGATAAAACGGCATTGTGTTCTAATGTCTgacatatttttgtactgtaaaATATTAAGGGATCGTGAAATAAACACTACGGTAGAAAATGCTTTGGAGTGCTGTTGCATTTTTCCTTTGAAGAAGTGTAAAGTGTATGAACTGTTCTCAGACAGTTTTAAAATTACTTGTCAAGGCGATGCTGTAATATTCAGTTCATCAGATGTACAACTTGTACATTCATGGATAAACAGTATTCGGGATACTATAGATGTACATATCCAGTGTAGAAAGACATTGCGAAAGGAATCTAGTAAACGCAAACCTACCAG GAAGAAGAATATTAGACATTTTGAAAACGATTGCCCAAGCAGAAAAATACCG CAACacgtaaaatgcaaaaattatctGGAAATTGACGATAAAGCGATTGGGTGTTTTCCGTTTAAGAAAAATTGCTACCCGTCAAATGTAAACGTAGCGGTTTCACCGGTCGAATGCAGCGATAGTGAAAGTAATCTTAAACGTAAAAAGAGTTCAGGAAATACTATGACACTTTCAGAGAATCCAAATTTGATCACGGTACCTTCACTAGAGCAAGAACATGACTATGTTGTGCAACAGCCACTTCATAAGCGAGTAAAATttgatttcaaagaaaataatacaagTTACGCAAATGAGAAACTTGTAACTAAAAACTTTGATACAAAAGTGACTTTGActgataaaatatataagttttttactaatttattttaa
- the Ysmu gene encoding uncharacterized protein F13E9.13, mitochondrial isoform X2: MIMEFFSHAISMNRFTKVFGNKKCNIIAMVHVDALPGTPGYKGNWSQIVKKAKIEASIYVKHKVDAILIENMHDVPYIPNRLLGPETVACLSRISNEIRQIVPSALPCGLQILACGNKQALAVAKACDLQFIRAEGFVFAHVADEGYTDACAGEILRYRKNIDAEHVLIFTDLKKKHSSHAITHDVTLLETAKAAEFFLTDGVVITGRSTGCAANMEDLDEVAGKISTPLIIGSGVTNTNLKQYYERAQGVIVGSSFKVNGFWANNLCEKSINKFMEEIEKLRK, encoded by the exons ATGATAATGGAGTTTTTTTCTCATGCGATAT CAATGAATCGCTTTACGAAAGtatttggtaataaaaaatgcaatataatTGCGATGGTACACGTTGATGCTTTGCCAG GTACACCCGGTTACAAAGGAAATTGGTCCCAAATTGTGAAGAAAGCTAAAATCGAAGCCAGTATTTACGTTAAACATAAAGTG gATGccattttaatagaaaatatgcATGATGTACCTTATATACCAAATCGTCTTTTAGGCCCAGAAACCGTTGCTTGTCTATCGAGAATATCAAACGAAATTCGTCAAATAGTTCCATCTGCTCTACCTTGTGGACTTCAAATACTGGCTTGCGGCAACAAACAAGCATTAGCCGTCGCAAAAGCATGTGATTTACAATTCATTCGCGCAGAAGGCTTTGTATTTGCACATGTGGCAGATGAAGGTTATACAGATGCTTGCGCTGGGGAGATACTGCGCTATCGAAAGAATATTGATGCTGAACATGTTCTGATATTCACggatttaaaaaagaaacacagtTCCCATGCCATCACACATGATGTTACATTATTAGAAACCGCGAAAGcagcagaattttttttaacggaTGGTGTCGTGATAACAG gTAGGTCAACAGGTTGTGCGGCTAATATGGAAGATTTGGATGAGGTAGCGGGTAAAATTAGCACTCCCTTGATAATAGGCTCTGGGGTGACAAATACAAATCTAAAGCAATACTATGAAAGGGCTCAGGGAGTCATTGTTGGTTCCTCTTTTAAGGTCAATGGCTTCTGGGCGAATAATCTATGtgaaaaatcaattaataaatttatggaggaaatagaaaaattaagaaaataa
- the LOC105225603 gene encoding putative protein tag-52 isoform X2 has translation MISAAASRKSLFGNKNEPFQVSSTMFNLNRELNQVLQERNRMKICNTRFYGSGLSYKDEREKIKTLRFKAVDEIISSERSYLRQLEVLMNYFIKPIKLHTLIDDRNHSFLFGQIEMIYNLNAELLRELEENKEKVAKAFLKMAPFLKLYSVYAFDFQNALFLLQEIGNKNPAFRKFVVQTETRPEVQQTLNSLMIIPIQRLPRYKLLLEQVLLYTSPSESDFKLLKDSVKQITSIVSHINSCVEDQEVTLMLLNLQNSLLNRSPKIVIPSRRIVKEGLLHKISRTGSQIKRHCVLMSDIFLYCKILRDREINTTVENALECCCIFPLKKCKVYELFSDSFKITCQGDAVIFSSSDVQLVHSWINSIRDTIDVHIQCRKTLRKESSKRKPTRKKNIRHFENDCPSRKIPQHVKCKNYLEIDDKAIGCFPFKKNCYPSNVNVAVSPVECSDSEKNPNLITVPSLEQEHDYVVQQPLHKRVKFDFKENNTSYANEKLVTKNFDTKVTLTDKIYKFFTNLF, from the exons atgatttcAGCAGCTGCAAGTAGAAAAAGTCTTTTTGGGAATAAAAATGAGCCTTTCCAAGTTTCGTCAACCATGTTCAACTTAAATAGAGAACTTAATCAAGTTCTACAAGAGCGTAATCggatgaaaatttgtaatacgA GATTCTATGGCAGTGGATTATCGTACAAAGATGagcgagaaaaaataaaaactttaagatTTAAGGCTGTGGATGAAATAATTTCATCTGAAAGAAGTTACCTTCGCCAATTAGAAGTTCTTATGAACTATTTCATTAAACCTATAAAGTTACATACATTAATTGATGATCGTAACCATTCTTTCTTATTTGGACAAATTGAAATGATATATAATTTGAATGCTGAATTACTACGTGAGTtggaagaaaataaagaaaaagttgCAAAAGCTTTTCTCAAGATGGCTccatttttaaaattgtattctGTTTACGCCTTTGATTTCCAAAATGCACTGTTTTTGCTGCaggaaattggaaataaaaatccGGCTTTTCGCAAATTTGTTGTCCAGACTGAGACACGTCCAGAAGTCCAGCAAACGTTGAATTCCTTGATGATAATTCCAATACAACGCTTACCTCGATATAAATTACTTTTAGAACAAGTACTTTTGTATACAAGTCCATCTGAATCtgattttaaattgttaaaag aTTCTGTAAAGCAAATCACATCAATTGTTTCCCATATAAATTCATGTGTGGAGGATCAAGAAGTAACTTTAATGCTTCTTAATTTACAAAACTCCCTTTTGAACCGATCACCTAAAATTGTTATACCTTCAAGGAGAATTGTCAAAGAAGGACTACTGCATAAAATTTCTCGAACTGGATCTCAGATAAAACGGCATTGTGTTCTAATGTCTgacatatttttgtactgtaaaATATTAAGGGATCGTGAAATAAACACTACGGTAGAAAATGCTTTGGAGTGCTGTTGCATTTTTCCTTTGAAGAAGTGTAAAGTGTATGAACTGTTCTCAGACAGTTTTAAAATTACTTGTCAAGGCGATGCTGTAATATTCAGTTCATCAGATGTACAACTTGTACATTCATGGATAAACAGTATTCGGGATACTATAGATGTACATATCCAGTGTAGAAAGACATTGCGAAAGGAATCTAGTAAACGCAAACCTACCAG GAAGAAGAATATTAGACATTTTGAAAACGATTGCCCAAGCAGAAAAATACCG CAACacgtaaaatgcaaaaattatctGGAAATTGACGATAAAGCGATTGGGTGTTTTCCGTTTAAGAAAAATTGCTACCCGTCAAATGTAAACGTAGCGGTTTCACCGGTCGAATGCAGCGATAGTGAAA AGAATCCAAATTTGATCACGGTACCTTCACTAGAGCAAGAACATGACTATGTTGTGCAACAGCCACTTCATAAGCGAGTAAAATttgatttcaaagaaaataatacaagTTACGCAAATGAGAAACTTGTAACTAAAAACTTTGATACAAAAGTGACTTTGActgataaaatatataagttttttactaatttattttaa
- the LOC105225601 gene encoding tax1-binding protein 3 homolog — translation MAKMAFQHQAGTAMECLSIPITLHKEKDYDREGREILKCGFKIGGGIDQDFKKSPQGYTDYGIYVTEVHDKSPASRAGLRIHDKILQCNGYDFTMVTHKKAVSYIRKNPILNMLVARKGVTST, via the exons ATGGCGAAAATGGCTTTTCAACATCAGGCCGGAACGGCTATGGAATGCTTAAGT ATTCCAATAACTCTTCACAAAGAGAAAGATTACGATAGGGAAGGTAGAGAAATACTGAAATGTGGCTTTAAAATAGGAGGGGGTATTGATCAAGACTTCAAAAAAAGTCCTCAAGGATATACGGATTAT GGAATTTATGTTACTGAAGTGCACGATAAGAGCCCAGCTTCCAGGGCTGGTCTTCGCATCCATGACAAAATTTTGCAGTGCAATGGTTATGATTTTACAATGGTAACACATAAAAAGGCCGTTAGCTATATCCGAAAAAACCCAATACTAAATATGCTCGTTGCCAGAAAGGGAGTAACTTCCACATAA
- the Ysmu gene encoding uncharacterized protein F13E9.13, mitochondrial isoform X3, translating into MNRFTKVFGNKKCNIIAMVHVDALPGTPGYKGNWSQIVKKAKIEASIYVKHKVDAILIENMHDVPYIPNRLLGPETVACLSRISNEIRQIVPSALPCGLQILACGNKQALAVAKACDLQFIRAEGFVFAHVADEGYTDACAGEILRYRKNIDAEHVLIFTDLKKKHSSHAITHDVTLLETAKAAEFFLTDGVVITGRSTGCAANMEDLDEVAGKISTPLIIGSGVTNTNLKQYYERAQGVIVGSSFKVNGFWANNLCEKSINKFMEEIEKLRK; encoded by the exons ATGAATCGCTTTACGAAAGtatttggtaataaaaaatgcaatataatTGCGATGGTACACGTTGATGCTTTGCCAG GTACACCCGGTTACAAAGGAAATTGGTCCCAAATTGTGAAGAAAGCTAAAATCGAAGCCAGTATTTACGTTAAACATAAAGTG gATGccattttaatagaaaatatgcATGATGTACCTTATATACCAAATCGTCTTTTAGGCCCAGAAACCGTTGCTTGTCTATCGAGAATATCAAACGAAATTCGTCAAATAGTTCCATCTGCTCTACCTTGTGGACTTCAAATACTGGCTTGCGGCAACAAACAAGCATTAGCCGTCGCAAAAGCATGTGATTTACAATTCATTCGCGCAGAAGGCTTTGTATTTGCACATGTGGCAGATGAAGGTTATACAGATGCTTGCGCTGGGGAGATACTGCGCTATCGAAAGAATATTGATGCTGAACATGTTCTGATATTCACggatttaaaaaagaaacacagtTCCCATGCCATCACACATGATGTTACATTATTAGAAACCGCGAAAGcagcagaattttttttaacggaTGGTGTCGTGATAACAG gTAGGTCAACAGGTTGTGCGGCTAATATGGAAGATTTGGATGAGGTAGCGGGTAAAATTAGCACTCCCTTGATAATAGGCTCTGGGGTGACAAATACAAATCTAAAGCAATACTATGAAAGGGCTCAGGGAGTCATTGTTGGTTCCTCTTTTAAGGTCAATGGCTTCTGGGCGAATAATCTATGtgaaaaatcaattaataaatttatggaggaaatagaaaaattaagaaaataa